The sequence CGATGAGCGCGGTGAAGGTCGAGATCATTCAAGTCGCAGCCGCTTCGCCTCTTCACCGAGATCTCTGAGAGCGTTCTTCTGCACGTCGCGGCATGCCCGCTCATAGGCGATGAGATCCGCGAATCGCACTCTCCGATGGCGTCCGACTTTGCGGAACGCCAGTTTCCCGGCTTCCAGTTGGCGCACCAGATAAGGCCGTGACACGTTGAGATAATCGGCCGCCTGCTGCGTCGTCAGCTCGGCCTCGTGCGGAATCAGCGAGACTGGGGTCCGGCTCGCCATCGCCTCGAGCACCTCGTGGATGAGCGCAACGGCCCTTGCCGGAAGCGGTACGATGACCTTTTGGCCCGCCCCTCCGTCGACGGTGATCTTGACGCTTTGATG is a genomic window of Afifella aestuarii containing:
- a CDS encoding excisionase family DNA-binding protein is translated as MYRRNDISALIDQTHEPFLADEAEALIARTAADRLKAIAEAHQSVKITVDGGAGQKVIVPLPARAVALIHEVLEAMASRTPVSLIPHEAELTTQQAADYLNVSRPYLVRQLEAGKLAFRKVGRHRRVRFADLIAYERACRDVQKNALRDLGEEAKRLRLE